One stretch of Cygnus olor isolate bCygOlo1 chromosome 1, bCygOlo1.pri.v2, whole genome shotgun sequence DNA includes these proteins:
- the LOC121061346 gene encoding hemoglobin subunit beta-like encodes MVHWTAEEKQLITGLWGKVNVADCGAEALARLLIVYPWTQRFFSSFGNLSSPTAILGNPMVRAHGKKVLTSFGEAVKNLDNIKKCFAQLSKLHCEKLHVDPENFRLLGDILIIVLASHFGKDFTPACQSAWQKMVRVVAHALAHEYH; translated from the exons ATGGTGCACTGGACAGCTGAGGAGAAGCAGCTCATCACCGGCCTCTGGGGCAAGGTCAATGTAGCCGACTGTGGTGCCGAGGCCCTGGCCAG gctgctgatCGTCTACCCCTGGACCCAGAGGTTCTTCTCTTCCTTCGGGAACCTGTCCAGCCCCACTGCCATCCTTGGCAACCCCATGGTCCGTGCCCATGGCAAGAAAGTGCTCACCTCCTTTGGGGAAGCCGTGAAGAACCTGGACAACATCAAGAAGTGTTTTGCTCAGCTGAGCAAACTTCACTGTGAGAAGCTGCACGTGGACCCCGAGAACTTCAGG CTCCTGGGTGACATCCTCATCATCGTCCTGGCTTCACACTTCGGCAAGGATTTCACCCCAGCCTGCCAGTCTGCCTGGCAGAAGATGGTCCGTGTGGTGGCCCATGCTCTGGCTCATGAGTACCACTGA